CCGGTGGAGGCCGTAGGCCCGGCCCAGGGCCTCTTTGGGGGCGCTTTCCGCGATGAGGGCGTCCCGGGGGGCGGTGCGGAGGCCCTTTCCGGTCCGGTCCAGGAAGCGGTAGAGGAGGACGTGGAAGGGGGTCTGCGCCAGGGCCAAGAGGGGCCGGAACAGGGCGGGGAGGCCGTAGCCCAGGAGGAGGAAGGGGCGCCTTCTCCCGAGCCGGTCGGAAAGCCTCCCCCCCACCACCTTGAAGAGGCTCGCCGTGGCCTCCGCCACCCCTTCCACCAGCCCGATTGTCCCGGGGCCTGCTCCGAGGCTCGCCAGGAAGAGGGGGAGGAGGGGGTAGACCATCTCGCTCGCCACGTCCATGAGGAAGCTCACGGCGCCGAGGAGGTAGACCAGAGGAGGAAGCCTCACGGCCGGGCCCTCCAGAGGAGCCCGAGAAGGAAGGGCTCCGGGACGGTCATCAGGAGGGAGAGGGGGTCCAGGGGGGCGGGGGAGAGGAGGGCTAGGCCCTGGGAGGTGGGGAAGGGAAGGGGCAGGGTGCGGGTGAGGAAGAAGAGGAGGAGGAGGGCTGAGGAGAGCCCCACCCCGAGCCGCCACACCAGGGGGGCGAAGGGGGGGTCCTCCCCGGGGTACATGAAGCGGAGGAGGACGAGCCCCAGAGCGTAGGTGGCCTTGAGGGCGAGGAGGACGAGGAAGGCCTGGCCGTAGAAGTAGTACTCGCTCACGAGGCCGTACCGCACCGCCTCGGCCTCCGAGACCCCGAGGGCGCTCCCGCAGAGCCCCTCCCCCAGGGTTTCCGAAAGCCCAAGCCCTAGGAACTGGAGGAAGAAGGGCAGGACCTCGAGGGCCGCGATGGCGTAGGCGCGGGCGAGGAGCATCCCCAAAAAGTCTCCCCCTCCCTGGGGGAGGGGGTCAAGGGACAAAGGGCCTAGGCTACCAGAGCCGCCACCCCGGCACGGGGTTGAGGTGGCTGAAAAGCTGCACCAGGGTGGGCCCGTAGGCCAGGACCACGAGGATTGCCGCCACGGCGAACCAGAAGCCGATCCGGTCCATGGCCTGGACGAGCCTGCGGTCCTCGGGGCCGGAGAGGACCTCGGCGAAGGGAAGGGGGGCTTCGGCGAGCTCCACGCGGCGCTCCCGGCCCAAAAGGACGCTGAAAAGCCCGTAGATGAAGAGGAGGAGCGCCACCAGGAGGACGATCCCCGCCAGGACGTTGAACACCATGGGGACCGCCGCATGGGAGTAGGCGTCCGGCACCTGGGCGATGTAGGTCCGCCGGGGCACGTTGAGAAGGCCCTGCCAGTGGAGGCCCACCGCCATGACCATCATGCCGAGGAACCAGAGCCACACCACCGCCAGGCCGAGCCGCCTTTGCGCATCGGAGATGGGCTTGCCCGTGAGGTTGGGGAGGAGCCAGTAGAGGGAGCCCATGGCGGTGAGGGTCACGAGGCTCGCCACCTGGAGGTGGAAGTGGCCGGGGACCCAGGCGGTGTTGTGCACCACATAGTCCAGGGTGAAGCTGGCGTTCACGATGCCCCCGGCGCCCCCGGGGATGAAGCCGAGGAGGCCCAGGACCGGGGCCACGAAGGCGGGGTTGTCCCAGGGGAGGGTCCGGATCCAGCCGAAAAGCCCCTTGCCGCCCCGCATGCGCCCCGCGAACTCCAGGCTCGCCGCGATGGTAAAGGCGGTCATGAGGCTCGGCACGGCCACGAAGAGGGTGAGGACGGAGTGGATCATCTTCCAGGTGGGGTCAATCCCGGGGTCGGCGAACTGGTGGTGGAAGCCCACGGGGGTGGAGAGGAGGAGGAAGAGGAGGAAGGCGAGGCGGGCCATGGGGTCGGAGACCAGCTTCCCCCCGGCCTGCTTGGGAAGGATGGTGTAGATGATGGCGTAAGCGGGCAGGAGCCAGAAGTAGACGATGGGGTGGCCTGTCCACCAGAAGAGGGTGCGGGCGATAAGGGGGTCAACGCCCTGGATCAGGCCGAAGGACCAGGGCAGGAGGAAGAGGACCGCCTCCAGCACGAGCCCGATGGAGGCGAGGAACCACATGAGCCAGAAGACCACGGCCATGTAGGTGACCAAGGGGGTCACCTTCCCCGGGTTCTCCGCCTTCCAGCGCCGCCAGAGGTCCAGGACGAGGTAGATGCTCACCCAGGTGGAGAGGACGAAAAGGCTCGCCCCCAGGTAGAAGGCCCAGTGCCCCTTGAGGGGCGGGTAGAAGGTGTAAAGCACCGTGGCCTCGTTGGCGAGAAGGGGAAGGGCGGCCACCACGAGCCCGATGAAGGCCATCCACCAGGAGAGCCACATGAGGCCCATGTTGGGCCGCATGTTCAGCTCTCTAGCGGGCAGGTAGACCATGATGGCCTGGGCGAAGAGCTGGGTGAAGACGATGGCGTTCAAGACCCCGTGCAGGGTCAGGCCCTGGTAGTAGGACTGGACGAAGGGAAGGAGGCGCTTGAGAAGGGGATAGGCGTCCACGTTCCCGTAGTTCAGGGCCTGGAAGGGGCCGAAGAGGCTTCCCACGATGAGGGCGAGGAAGCCCAGGACCAGGAAGTAGAGGGTCGCCTTCTTCTCCGGATAGGCCTCGTAGATCCGGCCGATTTCGCCGCTACGCACCGCCATGGCTCACTCCTTCACCACGATCGTGCCGAACATGTTCTGGTGGCCTAAGCCGCAGTACTGGTTGCAGATGATGCGGTACTCCCCGGGTCTTTTGAAGGTGTAGCGCACGGTGGAGACCTCGCCCGGGAGCACCTCCACGTTGATGTTGGTGCCCTCCACGTGGAAGCCGTGGATCACGTCCGGGCTCGTGATCTTGAAGACGATCTCCGCCCCTTGGGGCACCTCAATGGGGTTCGGCTGGTAGCCGAAGGCAAAGGCCAGGACGTAGACCGTGTACTGGTTGGGGCCGGTCTGCACCACCGCCTGGGCCGGGTCGGCCCAGGGGCCTTCCTGCCTTACCGTGGTGGGGTCCACGCGCTCCAGCTTCCCCGCGGGGATGACCCCGGCGGTGTGGGTGGCCAGGGTGTAGGCGATGAGGGCGATGAAGACGAAGAGCATCGCCAAGGAGAAGGCGAGCCACCCCTTCTCGTAAGCCAGGATCGCCTTGTGGGCCTTGTGCTCGTCCACCATACCTACCCCCTAGCGAAGAAAACGGCGTACACCCCCAGCCAGAAGACCAGGATGGTGAGGGTCAAGACCAGGATGACCGCCAGTGCGCCTTTGGGTTTTTCCTCCATACCCCTCCTCCCTAACGGCGGGTGCCGTATACGGCCTCTATGGTAGCGGAAACCGCGTTTTGCGGTGAGGTACATTTGTCCCTTGGACAAGGGACTTTTTGGGACATTTGTCCCTATAAAATCCGGGATACGGGTGGGGAGTAAAAAGGGGGCGGGGTCGCCCCGCCCCCGGGCCCCTGGGCCGCTTAAGACCCCCCCGCCACGCGGGCGAGGACCAGGCGGCTCACCTCCTTGAGGGTCTCAAAGACCCCCTTGCCCTCGGTGGCCACCGCCTCGAGGACGGGAAACTTCCCCTCAGGGTCCACCACGGCCCGGACCATCTCCACCGGCAGGGCGTCCGGCAGGTCCCGCTTGTTTACCTGGACGACGATGGGCACGTCGTCCAAGGTCAGGCCGTACTCGGCCAGGTTCTCCCGCATGTTGCGCATGCTCTCGGCGTTGGCCCTAAGGCGGTTCGGCGCGGAGTCGGCCACGAAGACGATCCCGTCCACGCCCCTCAGGATGAGCTTGCGGCTTGCGTTGTAGAACACCTGGCCCGGCACGGTGTAGAGGTGGAACCGGGTCTTGAAGCCCTTCACCTCCCCGAGGTCCAGGGGAAGGAAGTCAAAGAAGAGGGTGCGCTCGTCCTCCGTGGCCAGGGAGACCATTTCCCCTTTGCGCCCCTCGGGCACCTTGCTGTAGATCCATTTCAGATTGGTGGTTTTTCCGGAGAGGCCGGGACCGTAGTAGACGATCTTGAAGTTGATCTCCCGGTTGGCGAAGTTGATGGTGCTCATGGGGGGTTAGTTGCGGAGGAGGTCGTCCAGGAGGGCTTCTGCCCCTTCCCGGTACTCCGTGTCCAGGGCGAGGCGGGGAGGGTTGGCCAGGGCCTCCTCGGCGATGCGGGCGAGGGCCTCTGCGGCCCGCTTGCCGTGGAGCTTCACCTTGCCGAGGGGCGCGGTCTCGTCAAAGACGAGGACGAGGAGGGCGTACTCCCCGGCCTCGTCCACGTAGAGGCCCATCCTCTCTCCCTGGTGGACCTCCTCTTGGAAGCGGGCTTCGCCCAGAAGCTGGGCCAGGGCCTGGGTGGCGGCGGCGTTCCCCGCCACCAAGGTGGCGAGGGTGTCCAAGGGAGGAGGCTTGGGGGCCCAGAGGGCCTCCTTGTG
This region of Thermus thermophilus genomic DNA includes:
- the cbaB gene encoding ba3-type cytochrome C oxidase subunit II, giving the protein MVDEHKAHKAILAYEKGWLAFSLAMLFVFIALIAYTLATHTAGVIPAGKLERVDPTTVRQEGPWADPAQAVVQTGPNQYTVYVLAFAFGYQPNPIEVPQGAEIVFKITSPDVIHGFHVEGTNINVEVLPGEVSTVRYTFKRPGEYRIICNQYCGLGHQNMFGTIVVKE
- the cbaD gene encoding ctochrome c oxidase polypeptide 2A; translation: MEEKPKGALAVILVLTLTILVFWLGVYAVFFARG
- a CDS encoding roadblock/LC7 domain-containing protein, with amino-acid sequence MVEPSLVLYGAPYERAVEVLEETLRETGARYAFLVDRKGFVLAHKEALWAPKPPPLDTLATLVAGNAAATQALAQLLGEARFQEEVHQGERMGLYVDEAGEYALLVLVFDETAPLGKVKLHGKRAAEALARIAEEALANPPRLALDTEYREGAEALLDDLLRN
- a CDS encoding GTP-binding protein yields the protein MSTINFANREINFKIVYYGPGLSGKTTNLKWIYSKVPEGRKGEMVSLATEDERTLFFDFLPLDLGEVKGFKTRFHLYTVPGQVFYNASRKLILRGVDGIVFVADSAPNRLRANAESMRNMRENLAEYGLTLDDVPIVVQVNKRDLPDALPVEMVRAVVDPEGKFPVLEAVATEGKGVFETLKEVSRLVLARVAGGS
- the cbaA gene encoding ba3-type cytochrome C oxidase subunit I → MAVRSGEIGRIYEAYPEKKATLYFLVLGFLALIVGSLFGPFQALNYGNVDAYPLLKRLLPFVQSYYQGLTLHGVLNAIVFTQLFAQAIMVYLPARELNMRPNMGLMWLSWWMAFIGLVVAALPLLANEATVLYTFYPPLKGHWAFYLGASLFVLSTWVSIYLVLDLWRRWKAENPGKVTPLVTYMAVVFWLMWFLASIGLVLEAVLFLLPWSFGLIQGVDPLIARTLFWWTGHPIVYFWLLPAYAIIYTILPKQAGGKLVSDPMARLAFLLFLLLSTPVGFHHQFADPGIDPTWKMIHSVLTLFVAVPSLMTAFTIAASLEFAGRMRGGKGLFGWIRTLPWDNPAFVAPVLGLLGFIPGGAGGIVNASFTLDYVVHNTAWVPGHFHLQVASLVTLTAMGSLYWLLPNLTGKPISDAQRRLGLAVVWLWFLGMMVMAVGLHWQGLLNVPRRTYIAQVPDAYSHAAVPMVFNVLAGIVLLVALLLFIYGLFSVLLGRERRVELAEAPLPFAEVLSGPEDRRLVQAMDRIGFWFAVAAILVVLAYGPTLVQLFSHLNPVPGWRLW